From the Bacteroidia bacterium genome, one window contains:
- a CDS encoding glycosyltransferase family 4 protein — protein MSEKRLKILVFNWQDITNPLAGGAEVHLHEVFERLAARGHKVTLFCHHFAGAAREETRNGIRIIRKGGRFLFNLHVPLAWWTRFRKDGYDVVVDDVNKIPFLTPLFIRTPIQGVTHHLFGKSIFLETIWPLAAYVYLSERLIKPVYKHVHFIIGSPSTHKEYLEWGFPEDQVTVVNYCVNRDIYYPDERNSFDEFRLGYFGRLKKYKSVDHLISAMAVLRGQYPKIRLDIIGDGDDKDRLIAHTQQLGLGDIVTFHGFIPEEDKAPLLQKMHLVVNTSSKEGWGLTVVEANACGVPVVAANVPGLRDSVVDGRTGLLYEYANIEDMIGKIKVFLDSVGTRNEFRERALAWAAEFDWEIAADRTLELMENSIRKYTLFRSRSERA, from the coding sequence ATGTCCGAAAAACGTTTAAAAATCCTCGTTTTCAACTGGCAAGACATCACCAATCCTCTGGCCGGCGGAGCCGAGGTGCATCTCCACGAGGTTTTCGAGCGTCTCGCCGCACGCGGACACAAGGTGACCCTGTTTTGTCATCATTTTGCCGGCGCGGCGCGCGAGGAAACGCGGAACGGCATACGCATCATTCGCAAAGGCGGACGCTTCCTGTTCAATCTCCATGTGCCGCTGGCCTGGTGGACCCGTTTCCGCAAGGATGGCTATGATGTGGTTGTGGACGACGTCAACAAAATCCCCTTCCTCACTCCCCTCTTTATTCGCACTCCGATTCAGGGAGTGACGCATCATCTCTTCGGCAAGAGCATCTTTCTCGAAACGATATGGCCGCTCGCGGCATACGTGTACCTTTCCGAGCGTCTGATAAAGCCCGTGTACAAGCATGTGCACTTCATCATCGGATCGCCGAGCACGCATAAGGAGTACCTCGAATGGGGCTTTCCGGAAGATCAAGTGACGGTCGTAAACTATTGCGTTAACAGAGATATCTACTATCCCGATGAACGTAATTCCTTCGATGAATTCCGCCTTGGGTATTTCGGACGCCTGAAGAAATACAAGTCCGTGGATCATCTCATCAGCGCAATGGCCGTGCTGCGCGGGCAGTATCCGAAGATCAGGCTCGACATCATCGGCGACGGCGACGACAAGGACAGACTCATTGCGCATACGCAGCAGCTCGGGCTCGGGGATATCGTCACCTTTCACGGCTTCATACCCGAGGAAGACAAGGCGCCGCTGCTGCAGAAAATGCATCTCGTCGTCAATACCTCCTCCAAGGAGGGCTGGGGTCTCACCGTGGTCGAAGCCAATGCCTGCGGCGTTCCCGTGGTGGCGGCCAATGTACCCGGACTTCGCGACTCGGTAGTCGATGGTAGAACCGGCCTGCTCTACGAGTATGCAAACATTGAAGATATGATCGGTAAGATCAAGGTGTTTCTGGATTCCGTCGGGACCAGAAATGAATTCCGTGAGAGAGCCCTCGCCTGGGCCGCCGAATTCGACTGGGAGATCGCCGCGGACCGCACGCTGGAGTTGATGGAGAACAGCATCCGAAAATACACGCTCTTTCGGTCGAGATCGGAACGCGCATAA
- a CDS encoding class I SAM-dependent methyltransferase, whose product MKESTKQNWESFWQQKAETKEVYANTDRIRRHLMRQMDLRGKRILEVGAGTGRDSFYMSQDGATLVLLDYSMNSLKIIRNGLPADSPITAVGGDALGLPFPDETFDAIFHQGLLEHFREPEARKLLEENVRVLKTGGLLVVDVPQRWHVYTIIKHILIALNAWFAGWEREFSVRELRNLLKSLKLQPVHAYGEWMYPSLVYRTLREALYKLGIKLPLYPKLIPPVSRLRERIRNAMDGSFVKLNTALSIGVIAKK is encoded by the coding sequence ATGAAAGAATCAACCAAACAGAACTGGGAAAGCTTCTGGCAGCAAAAAGCCGAAACCAAGGAAGTCTACGCGAACACCGACCGCATACGACGCCATCTCATGCGGCAAATGGATCTTCGCGGTAAACGCATCCTCGAAGTCGGCGCTGGTACGGGCCGCGATTCCTTTTACATGTCCCAGGACGGCGCCACGCTCGTGCTGCTGGACTATTCCATGAATTCCCTTAAAATCATCAGGAACGGACTGCCGGCAGACAGTCCCATCACCGCGGTTGGCGGCGACGCTCTCGGACTTCCGTTTCCCGACGAAACCTTCGACGCAATCTTCCATCAGGGACTTCTTGAGCATTTCAGAGAGCCTGAGGCCCGAAAGTTGCTCGAAGAGAACGTGCGTGTTCTTAAAACCGGCGGATTACTGGTGGTTGATGTTCCTCAGCGCTGGCACGTGTACACAATCATCAAGCACATCCTCATCGCCCTCAACGCGTGGTTTGCAGGCTGGGAACGCGAATTTTCGGTGCGCGAACTGCGTAATCTGTTAAAATCATTGAAGTTACAGCCGGTGCACGCCTACGGCGAATGGATGTATCCCAGTCTGGTGTACCGGACACTGCGCGAAGCGCTGTACAAGCTCGGAATCAAGCTTCCGCTCTATCCGAAACTCATTCCGCCAGTTTCCCGACTTCGTGAGCGCATCCGTAACGCGATGGACGGCAGTTTCGTGAAGCTCAATACCGCACTTTCCATTGGAGTGATCGCCAAAAAATGA